The DNA region CCAGTGTTAGACTAATAGTTGTGTATTGCACAGGAAGTATATTGGCGAGATATATTCATCAAATATCTACAAACTAGAACAATACCAGAGGATATAAAGgacaaataaaaattcaaaagacaagCTAATTTATTCACCATGATTAAAGGCGAACTATACAAACAAAGTTTTTCAAGACCCTTATTAAAATGTTTAAGCCAAGCCGACGTTAAACTCGCCATGGATGAAGTCCATGAGGAAGTATGTGGTATACACATAGGAGGACGAAGCCTAGTATCCAAAATCTTCAGAGCAGGATACTACTGGCCTACAATACAATGGGATTGCATAAACAAGGTCAAAAATTGTGACCACTACCAACGCCATGCCACCATTATCCACAATCCGGCCGAGCAACTACACACATCGGAAGTAAGTTGGCCCTTTAGTAAGTGAAGGATAGATATCCTCGGTCCTTTTCCACAAGCACCAGGTCAAGTTAAATTCTTAATTGTTGAtatagattactttacaaaatggATAGATGCTATACCCTTGGCAAAAATCAATTCCGAAAAAATTATCTCTTttgtttagaaaaatataatatgcAGATTCGATATACCTCATTCCATTATCACTAACAATGTTAGACAATTCATtgataagaaaaattttaaaatcaaacatcaATTTTCATATGTGTAACACCCTCAAACTAATGAGTTAGCTGAAGCCGATAATAAGATTATATTGCAGGCACTATGAAAAAAATTAGATGACTCCAACGGACAATGGGCCAAGCTCATTTCGAAAATCTTTTTAGACTATAACACAATAGAACACTCATCAACAAAGGAGACCCCTTTTAGAGTAGTATATGGTTGTGATGCTATTATACCAGTTGAAGTCTTATATCAATCTAGCCGAACAAACACCCTCAATGGCAAAGTAAATGCTGGACTCAGAGCCACTAAGCTAGACTCAATCGAAGAAATTCGAGACCACATGCTAATTCAACAACGTGCAACCCAACTTGCTATGACTTAGAAATACAACAAAAAGATCAAGTCGAATAAATTTCATGAAGGAGACCTCATCCTTCAAAAAATAGAAGAAGCACAGAAATCGCACAGCCATGGTAAGTTTGCTGCAAACTGGGATGGTCCATTCCGAATATCAAAAGTTAGCAGACGAACTGTTTACAAATTACAAACATTAGAAGGCAATGACTTGCCAAATACATAGAGCATTTATTCTTTAAAGATTTATTACAGTTAGTCAAGACAAGGTGATGTATTCTTTTTCTTATTGCCCAGATTTTATCCTTAAGTTGAGTTTTGCTAGGAGAAATTTTAACGAGACACACCTCCTGCATCTTCTACCTACACAGGTTCTTTAtcaataaaagtattattttctAACTTATTACTCATATTTTCTATTCTTTACCTACAAACCGATCTATAGCTCATCTGATATGCACACTTCACCAAATGTATTGGCTACAATCAAATTTTTATCTCCTCTTTTGTACTACTCTAACAAACCATCATTTCAATCACTTTTACAATAATTCAAAAGTACTCCCACGAAAATTTATTCGAATAATTGCAATATTTTAGATTAAACAAATTCTATCTCAAACCACAATCAAACAAGCACATTTCTCTCGCAAGCAATATACTTCAAAACTAATCACACAATGCTACGCAATCCAATTCACAAAACAGCTAACACATACATGCTTgttcaaaatatttcaaaataacaACTGTACAGTACTAGGCTAAATCATACTATGGCCCTGAAAACAAACATTGTTCAAACAACTTTTCAGAAAACAGAATAAACAAAGCTAATTAAATACAGCACTCATCATGATGCACCCATATTCTTATCATCACCCTCTTGGTCATCATCAATAAGATCCCCATTCACAACCATTTTGCAGGGATCCACCGCAGATATATTAGTCTTTAGTGTAATAAACCAGATTTGCTCCACTGCCCTAGCGAATCCAGTAGCAAACATCTCTAACCCATGACTTTGTTTACTCTCTTCAGTACTCTCTCTCAACAATAAGCTCCACAACTCTAGCCTCCAACTCAATCTtctatttatcaaaatttttctctttctcttcaagCAACTCATGCTCTTCAACTCCTTTTCTTTCAAATCAAATTTCTCCAAAGAACTTTGCAATTCTTTTTTCTTAATAGATTTCTCTTTCACAATCCTATTCAGTTCATTCTCATCCACTAAAATACTTTTATGTTTTAGTTCACGGTTCTGACTTATGCACATCAACCGATCACCTATAACTTGCATATCAaaaacactaaactcaaacaCACATTTTTCAAACATCCAATATAATACTTTTACTTAGTATACCTAGAGATATTGATCCAACACAATGTCACCAGCATCATTCACATGCTTTACATCAGTCGCAGCTTGCACAGAATCATCAGATAATTGAGCAAAGGGATAACGACCACTCCATACAGACGTTGCATCCTCGATTTCATCGAAGTTGtgcaaatcttttttatttaggGTGAAAGTTTCTACTTCCCCTAAACTCAACTCCTTCAATGCACATTTCTTATTAAACAAATCTATCACTTGATCTTTTATAGCCGCAGCCtcaagttttcttttttttgcacTCAATTTTTTTCTCTGTGGCTAATCAACTTCAGCCCCACTTTTAGACTTCACAATAGTAGTAAACCCTTCCTTTTCCATATTCTTCGTTCTAAAAAATACACGTAAATTTGTGGTCGACACCGTTAGAACTCTCTCCCCTGCacaaaacaagaacacaaaattaaaAAACACTTATACCATGCCAAAAATCCAATCACACACACACTTTACCTATATGCTCGACAACAACATCTTTATCAAACTCACATTTAAGTAACTCGGATATAGCAAGCAACCTCGATGATGAGATATTATTCACTAGAAACTCAACTATCATCTTATCTTTATATACCATCCAATCCATACCTAATATTTGCTTCGGCCGAGGatactaaaataaagaaaatttctTTATCAAATACTCATCCAAATAAAACGGATACTTATCCTCCGCAGACCTCACCTTTACAACCATCCTTTTAAAACCTTTAAAAGATGACTTATATAAACTAAACACAATACGATTTGGAGCACTGCTTAGAGTTATCCACACTTTTCTTTTTACTCTCTTTAACTAAAATAGAGTAAAAAACACTTCTAATGACAGTTCCTCTTTTAGATAACTCATCAAAATTTCAAACGCCTTCACAAATGCTCAAAAATTGGGTGCGATTGCGAAAGTCACCTTAGCTATGTCAACACACCACATTCAAAGGTGGTAAAGAAAAATTTAAATCCCAACTCCACAAACAAACAGGTATCtataaaaaaatactcatatCCCTCTTCCCTATGATATACACGGTCAAAAGCACAACAAGAGAGAAATTCCACTTTAACATTTTCCTCCTTGCTCACCCTCTCGAATGATTCTCTTCTCCCTATCTtccctttctccttcttctctctccccTCGTGTGATTCCTTTCTCCCTCTCATCATccgttctctttctttttttatattttataatttttttagttagcagtaatttggtaataaaatttaaaatttaagtagaCTAAgactattttaaaatcaagttataCCTTAGaaatgattttgtataaaaaaaattagagacgAAAGAAATTTTCGACATATACCTTAGGCTGCATTTGTTTTTGTAGACAGGACATGACATGACACTGGGACAGAGACACTAAAAATTACTTtttatgtattgtgtttggatacaaTGGATAAGACATTAATGTAATGTCTAGtattatatttgaataaatataaacaaaactaaaatatcaggtaaaattattaaaatagacctATTTAATAAAATGGATAGGATTTTTCACaagataataaaaagaaataatagaaaaataataaaaaaataactatggtcaaaaaaagaaaaaaaattcattaaaaatcgtGTCTACCGTGTCCATCTATATCCTTCCTTTAGGAGTGAAACAAAAATATACTTAACCATACAATTATCTATTattctctattttctcttttttcgcttctcttctctttccctaAAACAATTTATAGAATTCGGTTACATTTTACAAATCTAACTGTCGAAAAGTTTCCTCATAACTTCGGTGGATCTTACATGACGTGCTTTAAAAAACGAGTGTGTTTCATTAGTGGGTTGGTGGGTCTCGTGTTTAATTAGCTGCACTTGCACTGCACcagtatttttaatttcaaaagaataaataagaataaaatactaaTGTCTATCAGTCTACGAATATAGATATATATACCAGTATTATTTTACAATATCTTAAATCTCGAGAATTACAAAATTGTATGAATATTATACTCAAGTTGCCATTGCATCCCATGTGGCTACAATTTTCGCCACCACATTTTTACCTATAAATAGTTTTACTCAACTCAAACAGAATAGAATTATTTCTCCTAAGAGCGTACCTACGATGtcgacaaaaaaaatgaaaaaatatacaAGATTTTGATCGTAGTAgctcatcaaaattaaatattctTATTAGTATGGCAACacataaatttttctaccatctTAATTTTTTACTCTTATAGATAAATAACTCAACAACTTCTTTAGAAGTTAGAAATGAAAAGTGAGGTAACTTTCCTTCCATATTTCTGAACAACTACAATTAACCACCATGAGCAGTTTTATATATATTGTTGCTACAGAAAAAGTGTTTctgttattaattaaataaaaatgtggcTTAACAGGCACCGGTGAAAATAACGATGGGTCCTTCGCGTATCATGCAAGTAATCTCACATTGGAGTCTCAAACTAGGTTTAATTATTATGttggtttctataattttattaaatttataattaagtctttatattttttttaattgaattattacgttacttttaattttataattaggttatttatagtgtaaaaaatactataattaactgaatattttttcacaaattaaaaatattcgtaattaaaaatttaattagatatattctattaattttaatttttttatataaaaatgacctaattacaaaattaaaaataatataaagatccaatttaaaaaatataaaaatctaattaaaaatttaataaaactataagaGAGAATAATTACACCCTCAAATTACTATATAAACAATCCAAGAGAGTGAGAATTAGTGAATGTCTGGGTGAGTGAAACTTAGAGGGCAGATGGGTTGGGCTATTGCTCTACATGGCGGAGCCGGCGACATCCCACTCTCATTAACGCTGGGGAGCCGCTGGCCTCGAGAGGAGGCCCTCCACCACTGCTTACAAATTGGGGTGGAGGCCCTTAAAGCCAAGAAGCCTCCCTTGGATGTTGTGGAGCTTGTGGTAAGATTCAAACCACTTACCCTTTAAGTAAAAATTTCTAATAGTGCCAATGCTAAAATCATAGACTTTTTAAGATGCTTAGTGCAATGAAATTTGTGTATTTTAGGTTCGTGAATTGGAGAATATTCCGCAGTTCAATGCTGGAAAGGGATCTGTCTTGACAAACAAAGGCACTGttgaaatggaagcttcaatcaTGGATGGAAGGACAAAGAATTGTGGAGcagtttctgggctgaaaacagTTGTCAATGCTGTTTCTTTAGCTAGATTGGTTATGGAGAAGACTCCTCATGTATATCTAGCATTTCATGGAGCTGAggaatttgcaaaagaacaagtgAGTTTTAGTGGAATCTTTTACATATTTTTAGAATCTAAAATCTCATTCCTTATTTGAATAGTTATAGCTTGTGTCTCATCTTTTACTAATGTCCATggcattcttattttatttatcaggGCGTTGAAACTGCAGACTCAAGCCATTTTATTACTGCAGAAAATGTAGAAAGACTAAAGCAGGCAAAAGAAGCGCACAGGGTTCAGGTAAATATAGAAGTTAATTTTGATGTAACGCTAGGTCAGAAAAAATATCTATCTTTTACGTTGACCGTGTGACTGGCATAAAAAAACGAATAAAGTTGAAcaattgtgtaaaatattttatagtgtcggtatattaaaattaaactcactaGTTAACTAGAAAGATtgtttattcttaaaaaatttgtatGTTTACATATCTCTATGTTTTGTGATTCACAATATTTAGATTGATTATACCCAACCCCTCCAAAATGGTACCAAAGAGGAAACATCAAATAGTAACGGAGAAGTTCAACTTGGAACTGTTGGTTGTGTGGCTGTTGATAGTTATGGTAATCTAGCTTCGGCAACATCCACCGGAGGACTAGTAAACAAAAGGGTTGGTAGAATTGGTGACTCGCCCATCATTGGTGCCGGCACATACGCCAATGAGCTCTGTGCCGTTTCAGTTACCGGCGAAGGCGAAGCAATACTGCGTGCCGCGGTTGCAAGAGATGTTGCAGCCATGATGGAGTTCAAAGGTGTTTCTCTTGAGGAGGCTGCTAGCTATGTTATCCATGACTGCATGCCAAAAGGCACCGCCGGTTTGGTTGCTGTGTCCGCTACCGGAGAAGTTGCAATGCCTTATAACACGACGGGCATGTTTCGGGCATGCGCTACTGAAGATGGTTATTCAGAGGTTGCAATTTGGTCTGCTTCCTAAGTGGTGCGAGTAAGGAACAcagtaattttatgatataattattATGCTCCAAATTTTGGCAACCTAAGTATGAGATTTCAGTGTATTTCTTCCTCGCATAAGTAATTTTTTTCGGATTAAGATGTTCATTTAGAAAAATAATGCAATTTGAATGCGATTGCCATATTATCCAGCTTTCTTCGATGACTGTATTCAGTCAAAAGACTTATAGAGCAATAAATATTAATTGAGTAAACATCTAAATTGATAGTTAAGAAATTTCAAATCAAACACCTTGATTCCCAATAAATTTGTATTGCTTTAGAAGTTTCTGAAAATTATCCACCAACCATTGGTCTCTGAAGGAAATTAAATTGTCTtatcataatttttttgaatatctaattattttataataaaatttattaaaaacttaTTTATCTAGTATACATATTAAACTTTTCATTAAAAGCAAcagaaaaattaatttgtctaacagAAATAGTTCTTGGGGATATTAGAGTAATAAAAATTAGTTGAAAACCAATTTGAATATTTACTCTATCAATTATCTTAAGGTGTTTATGAGTTAGGCTAAAAGAAGAAAAGGACTT from Arachis hypogaea cultivar Tifrunner chromosome 10, arahy.Tifrunner.gnm2.J5K5, whole genome shotgun sequence includes:
- the LOC112716252 gene encoding isoaspartyl peptidase/L-asparaginase-like, with amino-acid sequence MGWAIALHGGAGDIPLSLTLGSRWPREEALHHCLQIGVEALKAKKPPLDVVELVVRELENIPQFNAGKGSVLTNKGTVEMEASIMDGRTKNCGAVSGLKTVVNAVSLARLVMEKTPHVYLAFHGAEEFAKEQGVETADSSHFITAENVERLKQAKEAHRVQIDYTQPLQNGTKEETSNSNGEVQLGTVGCVAVDSYGNLASATSTGGLVNKRVGRIGDSPIIGAGTYANELCAVSVTGEGEAILRAAVARDVAAMMEFKGVSLEEAASYVIHDCMPKGTAGLVAVSATGEVAMPYNTTGMFRACATEDGYSEVAIWSAS